Proteins from a single region of Desulfobacter postgatei 2ac9:
- a CDS encoding TrpB-like pyridoxal phosphate-dependent enzyme yields MPTKIFLNEDEIPRQWYNLAADLPGTINPPLGQDGKPISPDMLAAVFPMNLIEQEMSQQRWIDIPEGILDLLYRWRPSPLHRAIHLEKALGTPAKIFYKNESVSPAGSHKPNTAVAQAWYNKEFGIKRLTTETGAGQWGSALSYSCALLGMECKVFMVRISFDQKPFRKSLMETWGGECVASPSNETQVGRDILAKMPDTPGSLGIAISEAIEAAVSDKTGKTRYALGSVLNHVMLHQTIIGLEAKKQLDKFGIKKVDTVIGCAGGGSNFAGLAFPFVLDKINGADIEIIPVEPASCPTLTATPFSYDFGDVAQMTPMLPMHSLGHKFIPAPIHAGGLRYHGMAPLVSHAVEAGLMSPMAIKQLECYEAGLTFARTEGLVVAPETCHAVACAIRCAKQAKEEGKEKTIIFNLSGHGLMDLAGYAKFMAGELQDIVMSAQDVKESRRISITGYPVPKI; encoded by the coding sequence ATGCCCACCAAAATTTTTTTAAACGAGGATGAAATTCCCCGCCAATGGTATAACCTGGCAGCAGACCTGCCGGGCACCATCAATCCGCCCCTGGGACAGGACGGCAAACCCATCAGCCCGGATATGCTGGCCGCCGTGTTTCCCATGAATCTGATCGAACAGGAGATGTCCCAACAGCGCTGGATTGATATCCCAGAGGGTATTCTGGATCTGCTTTACCGGTGGCGGCCCTCTCCGTTGCACCGGGCGATACATCTGGAAAAGGCGCTGGGAACACCGGCAAAGATTTTTTATAAAAATGAAAGCGTTTCTCCGGCCGGCAGCCATAAACCCAATACTGCCGTGGCCCAGGCCTGGTACAATAAGGAGTTCGGCATCAAGCGGTTGACCACGGAGACCGGGGCCGGGCAGTGGGGGTCTGCCCTGTCCTATTCCTGCGCCCTTCTGGGCATGGAGTGCAAGGTATTCATGGTCAGGATCAGTTTTGACCAGAAGCCCTTCAGAAAGTCACTCATGGAGACCTGGGGCGGAGAATGTGTTGCAAGTCCGTCAAATGAAACCCAGGTAGGCCGGGATATTCTGGCTAAAATGCCGGATACGCCGGGATCCCTGGGCATTGCCATTTCAGAGGCCATTGAAGCTGCCGTCAGTGATAAAACCGGAAAGACCCGGTACGCTTTAGGATCAGTGCTCAATCATGTCATGCTCCACCAGACCATTATCGGACTGGAAGCAAAAAAACAGCTGGACAAATTCGGAATAAAAAAGGTGGACACCGTGATCGGGTGCGCCGGAGGCGGTTCCAATTTTGCAGGGCTGGCCTTCCCCTTTGTTCTGGATAAAATCAACGGCGCGGATATTGAAATCATTCCCGTGGAACCCGCCTCCTGCCCCACCCTGACTGCAACCCCGTTTTCCTATGACTTCGGGGATGTGGCCCAGATGACCCCCATGCTGCCCATGCACTCTTTAGGGCACAAATTCATCCCGGCCCCCATCCATGCCGGCGGTTTAAGATACCACGGCATGGCGCCCCTGGTGTCCCATGCCGTTGAAGCCGGACTGATGAGCCCCATGGCCATCAAACAGCTGGAATGTTATGAGGCAGGCCTCACGTTTGCCCGCACCGAAGGCCTGGTTGTAGCCCCTGAAACATGCCATGCCGTAGCCTGTGCCATCCGCTGTGCAAAACAGGCAAAAGAAGAAGGAAAGGAAAAAACCATTATATTCAACCTGTCAGGCCATGGGCTCATGGACCTGGCCGGGTATGCAAAATTCATGGCAGGGGAACTCCAGGATATTGTCATGTCTGCCCAGGATGTCAAGGAATCCAGAAGGATAAGTATTACCGGATATCCAGTTCCAAAAATTTAA
- the fliP gene encoding flagellar type III secretion system pore protein FliP (The bacterial flagellar biogenesis protein FliP forms a type III secretion system (T3SS)-type pore required for flagellar assembly.): protein MIRHGRLIGWAGLILLATIMITGVADTAGAVTFPIPSLELSVGTAQEPEEVAVVLEIIALLTIIALAPAILILMTPFTRLVVVFHFLRQAIGTQSSPPNQVIIGLSLFMTFFIIKPVALEVYDKALNPYLEREISYETAFDEAQKPIRKFLLLNTREADIALFVKEAGMKKPETRDDVSLLALIPAYVISELKTAFIVGFILYVPFLVIDMVVASVLLAMGMMMLPPVMISLPFKLMLFVLVDGWHLIAGSMIKSFGV from the coding sequence ATGATCAGACATGGTCGCTTGATCGGGTGGGCAGGGTTGATTCTGCTTGCAACCATCATGATCACAGGCGTTGCTGATACCGCAGGTGCCGTCACCTTCCCTATTCCTTCCCTGGAACTGAGTGTCGGCACAGCCCAGGAACCCGAAGAGGTGGCGGTCGTCCTTGAAATCATTGCCCTTTTAACCATTATTGCCCTGGCTCCGGCCATTTTGATCCTGATGACCCCGTTTACCCGTCTGGTGGTGGTATTTCACTTCCTGCGCCAGGCCATCGGCACCCAGTCAAGCCCGCCCAACCAGGTGATCATAGGGCTTTCACTATTTATGACTTTTTTTATTATAAAACCCGTGGCGCTGGAAGTGTATGACAAAGCCTTAAATCCCTATCTTGAACGTGAAATTTCCTATGAAACGGCCTTTGACGAGGCGCAGAAGCCCATACGGAAATTTTTGCTGCTCAACACCAGGGAAGCCGACATTGCCCTGTTTGTCAAAGAGGCCGGAATGAAAAAGCCTGAAACCAGAGATGATGTGTCACTTCTGGCACTGATTCCGGCCTATGTGATTTCCGAGCTTAAAACAGCATTTATCGTAGGCTTTATTTTGTACGTTCCCTTTCTTGTCATTGATATGGTCGTCGCCTCGGTGCTGCTGGCCATGGGCATGATGATGCTGCCCCCGGTTATGATTTCCCTGCCTTTCAAGCTGATGCTTTTTGTCCTTGTGGACGGCTGGCATTTGATTGCAGGCTCAATGATAAAAAGTTTTGGAGTGTAA
- the fliM gene encoding flagellar motor switch protein FliM, with amino-acid sequence MSEILSQDEVDSLLDGLDSGEVDTETDIPEIDEEAIEGVVAYDFTSQDKVVRARMPTFDVINERLSREVRATLSSLLQTNVDVSANPFDTLKFSEFVRSLPVPTSLHVFRMEPLRGHGLVVFESQLVYNLIDTFFGGEALGKARVEGREFTRIEEVMIKKAVLAVLKNIEASWAPIELVKASLIRSEMNPQFTAIVLPTDLVIVTRFEIELEQAAGNLVVCYPYSMIEPMRNKLSSGVQTEIEEIDYNWRRMIEEVILNSQVDLRILLGKTEITGERLLYMQPGDVIQLDNDASDPLPCFVGGLVKLTGFIGVQRGFQAFKIKDKIVTDCKR; translated from the coding sequence ATGAGTGAAATTCTATCCCAGGACGAGGTTGACAGTCTACTAGACGGACTGGATTCCGGAGAAGTAGACACTGAGACCGATATTCCGGAAATTGATGAGGAGGCGATTGAAGGTGTTGTTGCCTATGATTTCACCAGCCAGGACAAGGTGGTCAGGGCAAGAATGCCTACCTTTGACGTTATTAATGAACGTCTCTCCAGGGAAGTTCGGGCCACATTGTCTTCACTGCTCCAGACCAATGTGGATGTGTCTGCCAATCCCTTTGACACCCTGAAGTTTTCTGAATTCGTCCGCAGCCTTCCTGTGCCCACAAGTCTTCACGTATTCAGGATGGAGCCGTTAAGGGGACATGGTCTGGTGGTGTTTGAAAGCCAGCTGGTTTATAACCTCATTGATACTTTTTTTGGTGGAGAAGCATTGGGAAAAGCAAGGGTGGAGGGCCGCGAATTTACCCGCATTGAAGAGGTGATGATTAAAAAGGCAGTCCTGGCGGTTCTCAAAAACATTGAGGCCTCCTGGGCCCCCATAGAGCTGGTCAAAGCATCCCTGATCCGTTCGGAAATGAACCCCCAGTTCACGGCCATTGTACTGCCCACAGACCTTGTCATCGTTACCCGGTTTGAAATCGAACTGGAGCAGGCCGCAGGGAATCTTGTGGTCTGCTATCCCTATTCCATGATCGAACCCATGCGCAACAAACTGTCATCCGGTGTCCAGACGGAAATTGAAGAAATCGACTACAACTGGCGGCGGATGATTGAAGAGGTGATCCTCAATTCCCAGGTGGATTTAAGAATTCTTCTGGGTAAAACAGAGATCACCGGTGAACGGCTCTTGTATATGCAGCCCGGTGACGTCATCCAACTGGATAACGACGCATCCGACCCATTACCCTGCTTTGTGGGAGGGCTTGTGAAACTGACAGGATTCATTGGTGTTCAGCGGGGTTTTCAGGCATTTAAGATTAAAGATAAAATTGTAACCGACTGTAAGAGGTAA
- a CDS encoding flagellar basal body-associated FliL family protein, with the protein MAEDLLEELEGDELTESINNGGGVSEEGPVKKGLIGRLLSGKKKLIIILLSFLLLLGGIGAGVFFFLFGGKTKEVPEQPVAENVVTEESIQAALKDQNKAIFEDIVQLEPFEQILLKQDSNMHYISMGIALEMIDPEFRRQVYTMEPRIRKIIESQMRQMSWMDLRSPHGKLKLKFALLDRINQIFPKVAIRQIYFTNFIMQ; encoded by the coding sequence GTGGCTGAAGATCTGCTGGAAGAACTCGAAGGCGATGAACTGACCGAATCCATAAACAATGGTGGCGGGGTTTCAGAAGAAGGACCTGTCAAAAAGGGATTGATCGGCAGACTGCTGTCAGGAAAGAAAAAACTGATCATTATTCTCCTGTCGTTTCTCCTTTTATTGGGCGGGATTGGTGCCGGTGTGTTCTTTTTTTTATTTGGCGGTAAGACAAAAGAGGTCCCTGAACAGCCGGTTGCTGAAAATGTCGTGACTGAGGAAAGCATTCAGGCGGCCCTGAAAGACCAGAACAAAGCGATATTTGAGGATATTGTGCAGCTGGAACCCTTTGAACAAATTCTTTTAAAACAAGATTCAAACATGCATTACATATCCATGGGCATCGCCCTTGAAATGATAGATCCCGAGTTTCGAAGGCAGGTCTATACCATGGAGCCCAGGATAAGAAAAATAATTGAAAGCCAGATGCGGCAGATGAGCTGGATGGATCTGCGAAGCCCCCATGGCAAACTTAAACTGAAATTTGCACTTCTCGACCGAATTAATCAGATTTTTCCCAAAGTTGCCATAAGGCAAATTTATTTTACCAATTTTATAATGCAGTGA
- the fliO gene encoding flagellar biosynthetic protein FliO, which yields MNTHTDMWVEFAKSFGMLFAVLAFFLLALYLVRRVSGRFGARDSAELIKVLSVHHLSPKEKLVLVSVQDESVLIGVSPAGISSLARFREVQKTVLAPSEKTTGFQTLLKKSLMKESSGHNMPLENNSSNSRPDSGKGERS from the coding sequence GTGAATACGCATACCGATATGTGGGTGGAATTTGCCAAAAGTTTCGGCATGCTGTTTGCTGTTCTGGCTTTTTTTCTACTGGCCCTTTATCTTGTTCGCAGGGTTTCAGGCCGGTTCGGCGCGCGAGATTCAGCGGAACTGATAAAGGTTTTATCCGTCCATCATTTATCCCCCAAGGAAAAACTGGTACTGGTATCTGTTCAGGATGAATCGGTTCTTATCGGGGTTTCGCCCGCCGGCATATCGTCTTTGGCCCGTTTTCGCGAGGTCCAAAAAACCGTATTGGCACCTTCGGAAAAGACCACAGGATTTCAGACGCTGCTCAAAAAAAGTTTGATGAAAGAGAGCAGTGGTCACAATATGCCCTTGGAAAATAATTCTTCCAATTCCCGTCCCGATTCCGGGAAAGGAGAGAGATCATGA
- a CDS encoding flagellar hook-length control protein FliK — MLSNVSDINALLTGRSSDALMGATATGTVSTDSGAAVSAFQGQLDKAMQRDSGMERSREINTVEQETHVRRSEDNSVQTQASPLTTAQKPNLSTEEQNTEISTVEKSRFAVRTTKQKVSDLEDALEHGGGSDFLTELKSLLLSISNYDLDNLSLDEEGLDALGDLLVQAGFDQASVEEMLSDLTLSLEEGGGLISVAGFMDDLFDLPLAEAEEITPAETLMPTSDLPYIKSLLSMMGMDDQEMTSIMDQASEGTRGFDFDTFIEQLEQLLDTAGESGVTYQTKDEDDAYTTLLQQLDLDSFIETSDEPLTLATIIDAFAQKRNLLEENQANQTEQSLSDTFTTDSFDALATRSGRHGLLNQFFSGLNFQEEREGAVDYSITLSESSDAMVKEIEERFQVQFMDQINRREVSAKTAAEASAVGNSASGNLQTGKTDSDDAFKIANSFSDTAGTSKESASQISTTATQADAAALEKMTASTNSQSGDTMSKNSEAHALVFGVEKSTTTGSVGTSGTQRTEQAFSTLPDFVTRQVGKSIVRSINTGDDTIRMQLKPPELGRVYMSIDHNGNGIKISVITEHQSAKDILAANVNEIKTMLSSSGISLESFEVDMSSDFQQSMADARAQGQSAGKKQTKRGSGDDAQEEAADHLTDHTAAINNRGSLHFVA, encoded by the coding sequence ATGTTATCCAATGTTTCAGACATCAATGCGTTACTGACAGGACGTTCTTCAGACGCCCTCATGGGTGCAACCGCTACCGGCACTGTTTCCACAGACAGTGGTGCTGCGGTCTCTGCATTTCAGGGGCAGCTGGACAAGGCCATGCAACGGGACTCAGGCATGGAACGCTCAAGAGAGATAAACACCGTTGAGCAAGAGACCCATGTCAGGCGTTCAGAGGATAACAGTGTTCAGACGCAGGCCTCACCGCTTACCACTGCGCAAAAGCCCAACTTGTCCACCGAAGAACAGAACACTGAAATATCCACGGTGGAAAAATCTCGTTTTGCTGTCCGAACAACTAAACAAAAGGTTTCAGACCTTGAAGATGCCCTGGAACATGGCGGGGGTTCTGACTTTCTTACGGAATTAAAAAGTCTGCTTTTATCCATTTCCAATTACGATCTGGACAATCTGTCCCTGGATGAAGAGGGGCTTGACGCCCTTGGCGATCTGCTTGTTCAGGCTGGTTTTGATCAGGCATCTGTTGAGGAAATGCTGTCGGATCTGACCCTGAGCCTTGAAGAGGGGGGCGGCCTGATCTCCGTGGCCGGTTTCATGGATGATCTGTTTGACCTGCCCCTTGCCGAAGCTGAAGAGATCACCCCGGCAGAGACGCTCATGCCCACCTCTGATCTGCCCTATATCAAATCCCTTTTGTCAATGATGGGCATGGATGATCAGGAAATGACATCAATCATGGATCAAGCCTCCGAAGGGACCCGTGGATTTGATTTTGATACGTTTATTGAACAGCTTGAGCAACTTCTGGATACCGCCGGTGAATCCGGCGTGACCTATCAGACAAAAGATGAAGACGATGCCTATACCACCCTTTTGCAACAGCTTGATCTGGATTCTTTCATTGAAACATCTGACGAGCCGTTGACCCTGGCCACGATAATTGATGCCTTTGCCCAGAAGCGTAACCTGTTGGAAGAGAATCAGGCAAACCAGACTGAACAATCATTATCAGACACATTTACAACCGATTCTTTTGATGCCCTCGCAACCCGGTCCGGCCGACACGGATTGCTTAACCAATTTTTTTCCGGACTGAATTTTCAAGAAGAGCGTGAGGGAGCTGTCGATTATAGCATAACGCTTAGCGAAAGTTCCGACGCCATGGTCAAAGAAATTGAGGAGCGGTTCCAGGTTCAGTTCATGGATCAGATCAACAGGCGTGAGGTGAGTGCAAAAACGGCTGCCGAGGCCTCTGCGGTTGGAAATAGTGCCTCCGGTAACCTTCAAACAGGAAAAACCGATTCTGATGATGCATTTAAAATCGCCAACAGTTTTTCTGACACCGCAGGAACAAGCAAGGAATCGGCATCACAGATTTCCACCACGGCAACCCAGGCCGATGCAGCTGCTCTGGAAAAGATGACCGCCTCCACAAATTCCCAGTCAGGGGATACAATGTCCAAAAATTCAGAAGCCCATGCCCTTGTTTTTGGCGTGGAAAAATCAACCACGACAGGGAGTGTGGGAACTTCGGGTACACAACGCACCGAGCAGGCCTTTTCCACACTGCCTGACTTTGTCACCCGGCAGGTGGGAAAAAGCATTGTCCGATCAATCAATACCGGAGACGACACCATCCGGATGCAACTAAAACCCCCTGAATTAGGCCGGGTCTACATGAGCATTGACCATAATGGGAACGGCATAAAGATCAGCGTGATTACTGAACACCAGTCAGCAAAAGATATTCTGGCAGCCAATGTTAATGAAATCAAAACCATGCTCTCTTCCTCCGGTATCAGCCTTGAGAGCTTTGAAGTTGATATGAGCAGCGATTTCCAGCAGTCCATGGCCGATGCCCGGGCCCAGGGGCAGTCAGCCGGAAAAAAGCAGACAAAGCGCGGGTCCGGTGACGATGCCCAGGAAGAGGCGGCAGATCATTTAACGGATCATACCGCGGCTATAAATAACAGGGGTTCGCTGCATTTTGTTGCATAA
- the fliN gene encoding flagellar motor switch protein FliN encodes MVDKNGTTNDDYLEEESRHDEEHGARELDFILDIPLELSVELGKTKMLVNDLLQLAQGSIIELNKLAGEPLEVYINRKLIARGEVVVVNEKFGVRLTDVITPIDRVKSLASEDQ; translated from the coding sequence ATGGTTGATAAAAACGGCACGACAAATGATGATTATCTGGAAGAAGAATCCAGGCATGACGAGGAGCATGGCGCAAGGGAACTGGATTTTATCCTGGATATCCCTTTGGAGCTTTCCGTGGAACTGGGCAAAACCAAAATGCTGGTCAATGATCTCCTACAGCTGGCCCAGGGATCCATTATTGAGTTGAACAAACTTGCCGGTGAACCCCTGGAGGTATATATCAACCGTAAGCTCATTGCCCGGGGAGAAGTTGTGGTGGTCAATGAGAAATTCGGGGTTCGTCTCACCGACGTCATCACGCCCATTGACCGTGTCAAATCCCTGGCCTCGGAAGATCAGTGA